Proteins encoded within one genomic window of Esox lucius isolate fEsoLuc1 chromosome 12, fEsoLuc1.pri, whole genome shotgun sequence:
- the c1ql4a gene encoding complement C1q-like protein 4, giving the protein MVLLLLIAIPLLVHTTKGGGANPGIGSSETHYEMLGSCRMVCDPYSTAQPGQEPTAASPQPDYPGRKKTGYRGPPGISGPPGPRGPPGEPGKPGPQGPPGPGPNGYVPSFYSPKIAFYAGLRKQHEGSEVLRFDDVVTNVGNYYEPSTGKFTCPLPGIYFFTYHVLMRGGDGTSMWADLKKNGQVRASAIAQDADQNYDYASNSVILHLDVGDEVCVQLDGGKVHGGNTNKYSTFSGFLIYTD; this is encoded by the exons ATGGTCCTACTCCTACTGATCGCCATCCCCCTATTGGTCCACACCACCAAAGGGGGAGGGGCTAACCCTGGGATTGGCAGCAGCGAGACCCATTATGAGATGCTGGGGAGCTGCAGAATGGTCTGTGACCCGTACAGTACCGCACAACCGGGCCAGGAGCCGACCGCCGCGTCCCCCCAGCCAGACTACCCTGGACGGAAGAAAACGGGGTACCGCGGCCCACCCGGGATCTCTGGTCCTCCAGGCCCCCGGGGACCCCCCGGGGAGCCCGGCAAACCAGGTCCACAGGGCCCCCCAGGCCCTGGACCCAACGGCTACGTCCCTTCCTTCTACAGCCCCAAGATCGCCTTCTATGCCGGGCTGAGGAAGCAGCACGAGGGGAGCGAGGTGTTGAGGTTTGACGATGTGGTCACCAATGTGGGGAACTACTACGAGCCCAGTACGGGCAAGTTCACCTGTCCCCTGCCTGGGATCTACTTCTTCACCTACCACGTCTTGATGAGGGGCGGGGACGGTACCAGCATGTGGGCTGACCTGAAGAAAAATGGACAG gtgaggGCCAGCGCCATAGCCCAGGATGCAGACCAGAACTACGACTACGCTTCcaacagcgtcatcctgcacctGGACGTCGGGGACGAGGTGTGTGTCCAGCTGGACGGGGGGAAGGTCCATGGAGGAAACACCAACAAATACAGCACCTTCTCTGGGTTCCTGATCTACACTGACTGA